The following are encoded together in the Verrucomicrobiia bacterium genome:
- a CDS encoding ATP-binding protein, protein MNDQAPTNQPPESTPLTMMHTRRFRVPGDIVNRSTSDLPDEQRSLIRWLHAHAAENDLSIDDLAKLVRYDASTLHRVFHGKYDGNLSRVCDEIKAFKALHEERNKGRRLGFIETALARKIWRVCDAALEFQRIAVIIGDSQTGKTAALERYREDHNHGSTIYVRCPTSGTLRLFLDEMARAMRISPNLVKHDLMERLLRSFDDRMLLIVDEIHQCCYGRADSALRTIEFIREIHDRTKCGVVLCGTSVFDEEMESGRFSRILAQTKRRRLCKLMLPNSPSAEDLNAFAAAYGLPPATGQHAKLQADIIRTEALGMWLCILRMAAKIAAKRKEKMNWDHVSAAHAGLRSLETI, encoded by the coding sequence ATGAACGACCAAGCCCCAACCAACCAACCTCCGGAGTCAACACCACTCACCATGATGCACACCAGGCGCTTTCGCGTGCCTGGAGACATCGTGAACCGTTCGACTTCAGATCTCCCGGATGAACAGCGATCACTCATCCGCTGGCTTCACGCCCATGCGGCAGAGAATGATCTCTCCATTGATGACCTAGCCAAACTGGTCCGCTACGATGCCTCAACCCTCCATCGCGTTTTCCACGGAAAATACGATGGCAACCTTTCCCGTGTCTGCGACGAGATCAAGGCCTTCAAGGCCTTGCACGAAGAGCGCAACAAGGGCCGGCGCCTCGGCTTCATCGAGACTGCTCTAGCCAGGAAGATCTGGCGCGTCTGCGATGCCGCACTCGAGTTTCAGCGCATCGCCGTCATCATCGGCGATTCGCAAACCGGAAAGACGGCCGCACTTGAAAGGTATCGTGAAGATCACAACCACGGCAGCACCATCTACGTCCGCTGTCCCACCAGCGGGACGCTCCGCCTTTTTCTCGATGAAATGGCCCGCGCCATGCGGATTTCACCGAACTTGGTAAAGCACGACCTCATGGAGCGCCTCCTCAGATCATTCGACGACCGAATGCTCCTAATCGTTGATGAAATTCATCAATGTTGTTACGGGAGGGCGGACTCTGCTCTACGCACAATAGAATTCATCCGCGAAATCCATGATCGAACAAAATGCGGTGTCGTTTTGTGCGGGACATCCGTTTTTGATGAGGAGATGGAATCAGGACGTTTCTCGCGCATCCTTGCACAAACCAAGCGGCGGAGGCTTTGCAAGCTCATGCTCCCCAATTCACCGTCCGCCGAAGATCTTAATGCCTTCGCCGCAGCCTACGGCCTGCCCCCGGCCACCGGGCAGCATGCGAAGCTTCAGGCCGACATCATTCGCACCGAGGCCCTCGGCATGTGGCTCTGCATCCTCCGCATGGCCGCCAAGATCGCGGCCAAACGCAAGGAGAAAATGAACTGGGACCACGTCTCCGCCGCCCACGCCGGCCTCCGCTCACTCGAAACCATTTAA
- a CDS encoding host-nuclease inhibitor Gam family protein translates to MKKTTQPTTRDEAVELLGQIRAATINLRHHQLDRESRIKAIDDEFRPRIESLQEKIESMSAALESWAESNPAEFGAIKSIECAHGRFGFRICPPAARCIRPFTWAKVLEMMERDQNFHKFIRTKKEVDREALISARESIGQDQLKKIGVRIEQDEIFFIEPRIEEST, encoded by the coding sequence ATGAAAAAAACCACACAACCCACAACCCGCGACGAAGCCGTCGAGCTGCTCGGCCAAATCCGCGCCGCCACCATCAACCTCCGCCACCACCAACTTGATCGTGAATCCCGCATCAAGGCCATTGATGATGAATTCCGGCCACGAATCGAATCGTTGCAGGAGAAAATCGAATCCATGTCTGCTGCCCTTGAATCATGGGCTGAATCCAACCCCGCCGAATTCGGCGCCATCAAAAGCATCGAATGTGCTCATGGGCGCTTCGGATTCAGGATCTGCCCACCCGCAGCCAGGTGCATCCGGCCTTTCACCTGGGCCAAAGTGCTCGAAATGATGGAGCGCGATCAAAATTTCCACAAATTCATCAGGACAAAAAAGGAGGTTGATCGCGAAGCCCTCATTTCCGCACGTGAATCCATCGGCCAGGATCAGCTTAAAAAGATTGGTGTTCGCATCGAGCAGGACGAGATCTTTTTCATCGAACCAAGAATCGAAGAATCAACCTGA